One Frankia alni ACN14a DNA window includes the following coding sequences:
- a CDS encoding CPBP family intramembrane glutamic endopeptidase yields the protein MTDAPPAAPVTAEPLTRRVLAAEVWLVLGVSFAASALYALIRYVGVLTRPGPVRSQVARLNTSAAPGRPWLDLALQLADVATGVVPVLLAVHLLARHGGGRRVIGLDGRRPGPDLAQGALLAAGIGGLGLGFYLLAWHSGANLTVAPSSLPDVWWRVPVLVLSACQNGLAEEVIVTGYLLVRLRELGVTPGRALATSALLRGSYHLYQGLGGFAGNLAMGLLFARLFQRNGRVLPLVIAHSLIDTVAFVGYVLLVGKVSWIPAPR from the coding sequence GTGACGGATGCCCCGCCGGCGGCGCCGGTCACGGCCGAACCGCTCACCCGGCGGGTTCTGGCCGCCGAGGTCTGGCTCGTGCTCGGGGTCTCCTTCGCCGCCTCCGCGCTCTACGCGCTCATCCGCTACGTGGGCGTGCTCACCCGGCCGGGACCGGTCCGTTCCCAGGTCGCCCGGTTGAACACCTCGGCCGCGCCGGGCCGCCCGTGGCTCGACCTCGCCCTGCAACTGGCCGACGTCGCCACCGGCGTGGTGCCCGTGCTGCTGGCCGTGCACCTGCTGGCCCGCCACGGCGGCGGGCGGCGCGTAATCGGCCTCGACGGCCGGCGACCCGGCCCGGACCTCGCCCAGGGCGCCCTGCTCGCCGCCGGGATCGGCGGCCTCGGCCTCGGCTTCTACCTGCTGGCCTGGCACAGCGGCGCCAACCTCACCGTCGCGCCGTCGAGCCTGCCCGACGTGTGGTGGCGGGTGCCGGTCCTCGTGCTGAGCGCCTGCCAGAACGGCCTCGCCGAGGAGGTCATCGTCACCGGCTACCTGCTGGTGCGGCTGCGTGAGCTCGGGGTCACGCCGGGGCGGGCGCTGGCCACCAGCGCGCTGCTGCGCGGTTCCTACCACCTGTACCAGGGCCTGGGCGGGTTCGCCGGCAACCTCGCGATGGGCCTGCTGTTCGCCCGGCTGTTCCAGCGCAACGGCCGGGTGCTGCCGCTGGTGATCGCCCACTCGCTCATCGACACGGTGGCGTTCGTCGGCTATGTGCTCCTGGTCGGGAAGGTCTCCTGGATTCCCGCTCCGCGCTAA
- a CDS encoding CYTH and CHAD domain-containing protein yields MATGAREIERKYAVEPTFVLPKLGGLPGVATARTRRAVSLEAVYFDTDDLRLARNRITLRRRTGGSDAGWHLKLPVRVGERDELRLPLDAADGVVDVAAGARHTPPAEFVDLVTVHLRGGELRPVARLRTLRTARRLRDAAGVDLAEVVDDQVSAQTLGEATVVSTWREIEVELVDGKRGLLDDVGELLLSAGAVAATDSSKLGRLLGPALAAGPGPDVPPLPRRPRRRAPAGDVVRAYLIEQVRALLAADPRVRLDEPEAVHRMRVACRRARSTLRTFAPLFPADTVTLLDGELRDLAGALSGARDAEVQIAYFDGRLAELPADLVAGPVHETVSAHLSTGMAAARDEALAMLRSDRYFALVASLLTLVRAPLTGAARRPAGKVLPDLVRRADRRLAKKVTAAAGLPVGHDRDELLHSARKQAKRLRYAVEAVTPLYGQDATALVGQAERAQELLGTHQDATVARDLLRGWGAAAQAQGESTAFTLGVLLGLEECRGRLAERDFFDAWPRISAAKYRRWLA; encoded by the coding sequence ATGGCCACCGGGGCCCGTGAGATAGAACGCAAGTACGCCGTCGAGCCGACCTTCGTGCTGCCGAAGCTGGGCGGACTGCCCGGGGTCGCGACCGCGCGGACCCGCCGCGCCGTCAGCCTCGAGGCCGTGTACTTCGACACCGACGACCTGCGCCTCGCCCGTAACCGGATCACGTTGCGCCGGCGCACCGGCGGCTCCGACGCCGGCTGGCACCTGAAGCTGCCGGTCCGCGTCGGCGAGCGCGACGAGCTGCGGCTCCCGCTCGACGCCGCCGACGGCGTGGTCGACGTGGCCGCGGGCGCGCGGCACACCCCGCCGGCGGAGTTCGTCGACCTGGTGACGGTGCACCTGCGCGGCGGCGAGCTGCGTCCGGTCGCCCGGCTGCGCACCCTGCGCACCGCCCGGCGGCTGCGCGACGCCGCCGGCGTCGACCTGGCCGAGGTGGTCGACGACCAGGTCTCCGCCCAGACGCTCGGCGAGGCGACGGTCGTGAGCACCTGGCGGGAGATCGAGGTCGAACTCGTCGACGGCAAGCGCGGCCTGCTCGACGACGTCGGCGAGCTGCTGCTTTCGGCCGGCGCGGTCGCGGCGACGGACTCCTCGAAGCTGGGCCGGCTGCTCGGGCCCGCGCTCGCCGCCGGTCCGGGGCCGGACGTGCCCCCGCTGCCGCGCCGCCCGCGCCGGCGGGCCCCGGCGGGCGACGTCGTGCGCGCCTACCTCATCGAGCAGGTCCGCGCCCTGCTCGCCGCCGACCCGCGGGTGCGGCTCGACGAGCCCGAGGCCGTCCACCGGATGCGGGTGGCCTGCCGGCGGGCCCGCAGCACGCTGCGGACCTTCGCGCCGCTGTTCCCGGCCGACACGGTGACGCTGCTCGACGGGGAGCTGCGCGACCTGGCCGGCGCGCTGTCCGGCGCCCGCGACGCCGAGGTGCAGATCGCCTACTTCGACGGCCGGCTGGCCGAGCTGCCCGCGGACCTGGTCGCCGGGCCGGTGCACGAGACGGTCAGCGCCCACCTGTCCACCGGGATGGCCGCCGCCCGCGACGAGGCGCTGGCGATGCTGCGCAGCGACCGGTACTTCGCCCTCGTCGCGAGCCTGCTCACCCTGGTCCGCGCCCCGCTGACCGGCGCGGCACGGCGCCCGGCCGGCAAGGTCCTGCCCGACCTCGTCCGCCGCGCCGACCGGCGGCTGGCCAAGAAGGTGACCGCCGCCGCCGGGCTCCCCGTCGGCCACGACCGGGACGAGCTGCTGCACTCCGCGCGCAAGCAGGCCAAGCGGCTGCGTTACGCCGTCGAGGCGGTGACCCCGCTGTACGGCCAGGACGCGACGGCACTCGTCGGCCAGGCGGAGCGGGCGCAGGAGCTGCTCGGCACCCATCAGGACGCCACCGTCGCGCGAGACCTCCTGCGCGGGTGGGGCGCCGCCGCCCAGGCCCAGGGCGAGTCCACCGCGTTCACGCTGGGGGTCCTGCTCGGGCTGGAGGAGTGCCGCGGGCGGCTGGCCGAGCGGGACTTCTTCGACGCCTGGCCCCGGATCTCCGCCGCGAAGTACCGCCGCTGGCTCGCCTGA
- a CDS encoding aldo/keto reductase, whose product MTTSTTLPTTPLGPTGMEITRVGFGAWAIGGAGWAFGWGAQDDAEAVAAIRHAVAAGINWIDTAAVYGLGHSEELVARALADLPAAERPYVFTKCGLVWDDADRSVPPARVGAPASIRTEVDASLRRLGVDRIDLYQLHWPPQDGTPIADAVGTLHELRAAGKIRSVGVSNFSVDQLEQAAAAGGVDVLQPPFSLIDRAVAGEILPYAAAHGIGTIVYSPMQSGLLSGRWSATRTAELPADDWRRGAPEFNPPALARNLALVEVLAEVARRHATTVAAVAVAWTLASPGVSGAIVGARRPDQLDGWLPAGSLTLTGADLAEIAAAAERLSAGRGPLHPAGDA is encoded by the coding sequence ATGACCACCTCGACCACGCTTCCGACGACGCCGCTGGGCCCGACGGGCATGGAGATCACCCGGGTGGGCTTCGGTGCCTGGGCGATCGGCGGAGCGGGCTGGGCCTTCGGCTGGGGCGCCCAGGACGACGCCGAGGCGGTCGCGGCGATCCGCCACGCGGTCGCGGCGGGGATCAACTGGATCGACACCGCCGCCGTCTACGGGCTCGGGCACTCCGAGGAGCTCGTCGCCCGGGCGCTCGCCGACCTCCCCGCGGCCGAGCGACCCTACGTGTTCACCAAGTGCGGTCTGGTCTGGGACGACGCCGACCGGAGCGTCCCGCCGGCCCGGGTGGGCGCCCCGGCCTCGATCCGGACCGAGGTCGACGCCTCGCTGCGCCGGCTCGGCGTCGACCGCATCGACCTGTATCAGCTGCACTGGCCGCCGCAGGACGGCACGCCGATCGCCGACGCCGTCGGGACGCTGCACGAGCTGCGGGCCGCCGGCAAGATCCGTTCGGTGGGCGTGTCCAACTTCTCCGTCGACCAGCTCGAGCAGGCCGCGGCGGCCGGCGGGGTGGACGTGCTGCAGCCGCCCTTCTCCCTGATCGACCGGGCCGTCGCCGGTGAGATCCTGCCGTATGCGGCCGCCCACGGCATCGGCACGATCGTCTACAGCCCGATGCAGTCCGGGTTGCTCTCCGGGCGTTGGAGCGCGACGCGGACCGCCGAGCTGCCGGCCGACGACTGGCGGCGCGGGGCCCCCGAGTTCAACCCGCCGGCCCTGGCGCGCAACCTCGCCCTCGTCGAGGTGCTCGCGGAGGTGGCCCGCCGGCACGCGACCACGGTCGCCGCCGTCGCGGTCGCCTGGACCCTGGCCTCCCCCGGGGTGAGCGGCGCCATCGTCGGAGCCCGCCGCCCGGACCAGCTCGACGGCTGGTTGCCGGCCGGCTCGCTGACCCTCACCGGCGCCGATCTCGCCGAGATCGCCGCGGCGGCCGAACGACTCTCCGCCGGCCGCGGTCCGTTGCACCCCGCCGGCGACGCGTAG
- a CDS encoding cold-shock protein: MAQGTVKWFNSEKGFGFISVDGGGSDVFVHYSAIQMDGYKALEEGQRVEFQVTQGQKGPQADAVRVV; the protein is encoded by the coding sequence GTGGCTCAGGGCACGGTGAAGTGGTTCAACTCGGAGAAGGGCTTCGGCTTCATCTCCGTGGACGGCGGCGGCTCCGACGTCTTCGTTCACTACAGCGCGATTCAGATGGACGGCTACAAGGCACTTGAGGAGGGCCAGCGGGTCGAGTTCCAGGTGACCCAGGGTCAGAAGGGTCCGCAGGCCGACGCCGTCCGCGTCGTCTGA
- a CDS encoding aspartate-semialdehyde dehydrogenase yields MTGNEAGRRPTLAVVGATGAVGTVMLSMLAERPDIWGEIRPVASARSAGRTVRVRGADVAVQVLSPEVFDGVDVAVFDVPDEVSAQWAPVAAARGAVAVDNSGAFRMDDDVPLVVPEVNADQLAARPRGIIANPNCTTLSMIVALGALHRAFGLESMFAASYQAASGAGQAGIDTLYNQLATVGGTRELGQTAGDVRKAIGEDGLGPFPAPLALNVVPWAGSLRDGGWSSEEFKVRNESRKILGLPDLRVSATCVRVPVITTHAVAVHARFARPVTGDEARAVLLAAPGVAVVDDPSAGEFPTPSDVVGTDPTWVGRIRQSPDDPHEIALFLCGDNLRKGAALNTLQIAELLVAGPPAAQAAAAG; encoded by the coding sequence ATGACGGGCAACGAGGCCGGCCGGCGGCCGACGCTCGCGGTGGTGGGCGCTACGGGCGCGGTCGGCACGGTGATGCTGTCGATGCTCGCCGAGCGTCCGGACATCTGGGGGGAGATCCGGCCCGTGGCCTCGGCCCGCTCGGCCGGGCGCACCGTGCGGGTGCGCGGCGCGGACGTCGCCGTGCAGGTGCTCTCGCCGGAGGTCTTCGACGGGGTGGACGTCGCCGTGTTCGACGTGCCCGACGAGGTGTCGGCGCAGTGGGCGCCGGTGGCGGCGGCGCGCGGCGCGGTCGCGGTCGACAACTCGGGCGCCTTCCGGATGGACGACGACGTCCCCCTCGTCGTCCCCGAGGTCAACGCCGACCAGCTCGCCGCCCGCCCGCGGGGCATCATCGCCAACCCGAACTGCACGACCCTGTCGATGATCGTCGCGCTCGGCGCGCTGCACCGGGCCTTCGGTCTGGAGTCGATGTTCGCCGCCTCCTACCAGGCCGCCAGCGGCGCCGGACAGGCCGGCATCGACACCCTCTACAACCAGCTCGCCACGGTCGGTGGGACGCGGGAACTCGGCCAGACCGCCGGTGACGTGCGCAAGGCGATCGGCGAGGACGGCCTCGGCCCGTTCCCCGCGCCGCTGGCCCTCAACGTCGTGCCGTGGGCCGGGTCGCTGCGCGACGGCGGCTGGTCGTCCGAGGAGTTCAAGGTCCGCAACGAGTCCCGCAAGATCCTGGGCCTGCCGGACCTACGAGTGTCGGCGACCTGCGTCCGGGTGCCGGTGATCACCACCCATGCCGTCGCGGTGCACGCCCGTTTCGCGCGGCCCGTCACCGGCGACGAGGCCCGCGCGGTGCTGCTCGCCGCCCCCGGGGTCGCGGTGGTGGACGACCCGTCCGCCGGCGAGTTCCCCACCCCTTCGGACGTGGTGGGCACCGATCCCACCTGGGTCGGACGGATCCGGCAGTCGCCGGACGACCCGCACGAGATCGCACTGTTTCTCTGCGGCGACAACCTGCGCAAGGGAGCGGCGCTGAACACGCTGCAGATCGCCGAACTGCTCGTCGCCGGGCCACCGGCAGCGCAGGCGGCGGCAGCCGGCTGA
- a CDS encoding aspartate kinase: protein MALLVAKFGGSSVADADRIKRVAERVVEARRDGNDVVVVVSAMGDTTDELLDLAEQVSPLPPARELDMLLTAGERISMALLAMAITTLGAEARSFTGSQAGVITDSVHGKARIIDVTPGRIRAALDEGAIAIVAGFQGVSQDTKDITTLGRGGSDTTAVALAAALHADACEIYTDVDGVFSADPRIVPDARRIDTISYEEMLEMAACGAKVLMLRCVEYARRYSVPVHVRSSFNAKPGTWVTEIPEAQLVEQAIIRGVAHDVSEAKVTVVGCPDKPGVAAAVFRAVADADVNLDMIVQVGSVAGSGRTDISFTLPKTDGRTALTALAKVQGEIGFERTLYDDHIGKLSLIGAGMKSHPGVSARFFGALADAGVNVEIISTSEIRISVVVRDTDLPGAVRAVHGAFELGDPDGGAVVYAGTGR, encoded by the coding sequence ATGGCGCTCCTGGTCGCGAAGTTCGGTGGGTCCTCCGTTGCCGACGCGGACCGCATCAAACGGGTCGCCGAGCGGGTCGTCGAGGCGCGCCGCGACGGCAACGACGTGGTGGTCGTGGTGAGCGCCATGGGCGACACGACCGACGAGCTGCTCGACCTCGCCGAGCAGGTGTCACCGTTGCCGCCCGCCCGCGAGCTCGACATGCTCCTCACCGCCGGCGAGCGGATCTCCATGGCCCTGCTGGCGATGGCGATCACCACGCTCGGCGCGGAGGCCCGGTCGTTCACCGGCTCCCAGGCCGGCGTCATCACCGACTCGGTCCACGGCAAGGCCCGCATCATCGACGTCACACCGGGCCGGATCCGGGCCGCGCTCGACGAGGGCGCGATCGCGATCGTCGCCGGTTTCCAGGGCGTCAGCCAGGACACCAAGGACATCACCACGCTGGGCCGGGGCGGCTCGGACACGACCGCGGTCGCGCTCGCCGCGGCGCTGCACGCCGACGCGTGCGAGATCTACACCGACGTCGACGGCGTGTTCAGCGCCGATCCGCGCATCGTCCCCGACGCCCGCCGCATCGACACGATCTCCTACGAGGAGATGCTGGAGATGGCGGCCTGCGGCGCGAAGGTCCTCATGCTGCGCTGCGTCGAGTACGCCCGTCGCTACAGCGTCCCCGTGCATGTCCGCTCGTCGTTCAACGCGAAGCCGGGCACGTGGGTCACCGAGATTCCGGAGGCACAGCTCGTGGAACAGGCCATCATCCGTGGCGTCGCGCACGACGTCAGCGAGGCGAAGGTGACGGTCGTCGGCTGCCCGGACAAGCCGGGGGTGGCGGCGGCGGTGTTCCGGGCCGTCGCGGACGCGGACGTCAATCTCGACATGATCGTCCAGGTCGGCTCGGTCGCGGGCTCCGGCCGCACCGACATCTCCTTCACCCTGCCCAAGACCGACGGGCGGACCGCGCTGACGGCGCTGGCGAAGGTGCAGGGCGAGATCGGCTTCGAGCGGACCCTCTACGACGACCACATCGGCAAGCTGTCGCTGATCGGCGCCGGGATGAAGTCGCACCCCGGGGTGTCGGCGCGGTTCTTCGGCGCGCTCGCCGACGCCGGCGTCAACGTGGAGATCATCTCAACGTCGGAGATCCGGATCTCGGTGGTGGTACGCGACACCGACCTGCCGGGCGCGGTGCGCGCCGTGCACGGCGCCTTCGAGCTCGGTGACCCCGACGGCGGGGCGGTCGTCTACGCGGGCACCGGTCGATGA
- a CDS encoding TerD family protein produces the protein MAVSLAKGGNVSLTKQAAEAGTAQLTALNVGLGWDARTTTGTDFDLDASAIGLRADGKAFNDSYFIFYNNLASPEGAITLTGDNKTGQGEGDDESIIINLPSVPAEIERIVVPVSIYDAVNRSQNFGQVRNAYIRVVDQGGNELVRYDLSEDYSTETVVIFGEVYRNGADWKFRAVGQGHNDLGGLARDHGVSV, from the coding sequence ATGGCAGTCAGCCTCGCCAAGGGTGGCAACGTAAGCCTCACGAAGCAGGCCGCGGAGGCCGGCACCGCCCAGCTCACCGCGCTGAACGTCGGGCTCGGCTGGGACGCCCGCACCACCACCGGCACCGACTTCGACCTCGACGCCTCGGCCATCGGCCTGCGGGCGGACGGCAAGGCCTTCAACGACAGCTACTTCATCTTCTACAACAACCTCGCCTCGCCCGAGGGGGCGATCACGCTGACCGGCGACAACAAGACGGGGCAGGGCGAGGGCGACGACGAGTCCATCATCATCAACCTGCCCTCGGTGCCCGCCGAGATCGAACGGATCGTCGTCCCCGTCTCGATCTATGACGCGGTGAACCGCAGCCAGAACTTCGGCCAGGTGCGCAACGCCTACATCCGGGTCGTCGACCAGGGCGGCAACGAGCTGGTTCGGTACGACCTGTCCGAGGACTACTCCACCGAGACGGTCGTGATCTTCGGCGAGGTCTACCGCAACGGCGCGGACTGGAAGTTCCGGGCCGTGGGCCAGGGCCACAACGACCTCGGTGGCCTGGCCCGCGACCACGGCGTCAGCGTCTGA
- a CDS encoding zinc-dependent alcohol dehydrogenase family protein — MRAWQVVAPGPMGTRPLRAAELPVPEPGPGQVRLRVDACGVCRTDLHLAEGDLVPHRPRTVPGHEVVGRVDALGPGVPAAVDAGPPGVRLGDRLGVAWLASTDGTCAYCARGAENLCPASTYTGWDVDGGYAEYVCVRADYAYRLPAGYSDAELAPLLCAGIVGYRALRRAALPPGGRLGIYGFGASAHLAAQVAIAQGARVHVLTRSARAQALALELGAASAAGAYDAPPEPLDAAVLFAPVGELVPVALAALDRGGTLSVAGIHLSDIPPLVYADHLFQERDLRSTTANTRADGAEFLAIAAEHRLAVTVSPYPLDAADQALDDLAADRVTGAAVLLP, encoded by the coding sequence ATGCGGGCCTGGCAGGTCGTCGCGCCGGGGCCGATGGGCACGCGCCCGCTGCGCGCGGCCGAGCTGCCCGTGCCCGAACCGGGGCCCGGGCAGGTCCGGCTGCGCGTCGACGCGTGCGGCGTGTGCCGCACCGACCTGCACCTCGCCGAGGGCGACCTCGTGCCGCACCGGCCGCGCACCGTGCCGGGGCACGAGGTCGTCGGCCGGGTCGACGCGCTCGGCCCCGGGGTGCCGGCGGCGGTGGACGCAGGTCCGCCGGGGGTGCGCCTGGGCGACCGGCTGGGCGTGGCGTGGCTCGCCTCGACCGACGGGACCTGCGCCTACTGTGCCCGCGGCGCGGAGAATCTCTGCCCCGCGTCGACCTACACCGGCTGGGACGTCGACGGCGGGTACGCCGAGTACGTCTGCGTCCGCGCCGACTACGCCTACCGGCTGCCCGCCGGCTACAGCGACGCCGAGCTCGCCCCGCTGTTGTGCGCCGGCATCGTCGGCTACCGGGCGCTGCGGCGGGCGGCACTGCCCCCCGGCGGCCGGCTGGGTATCTACGGCTTCGGCGCGTCCGCGCATCTCGCCGCCCAGGTGGCGATCGCCCAGGGGGCGCGGGTCCATGTGCTGACCCGCTCGGCCCGCGCGCAGGCCCTGGCCCTCGAACTCGGCGCGGCGTCCGCGGCCGGGGCGTACGACGCGCCGCCCGAGCCGCTGGACGCGGCGGTGCTGTTCGCGCCGGTGGGCGAGCTGGTGCCGGTGGCGCTCGCGGCGCTCGACCGCGGCGGCACCCTGTCGGTGGCGGGCATCCACCTCAGCGACATCCCGCCACTCGTCTATGCCGACCACCTGTTTCAGGAGCGCGACCTGCGCAGCACGACCGCGAACACCCGGGCCGACGGCGCGGAGTTCCTCGCGATCGCCGCCGAGCACCGGCTGGCGGTGACGGTGTCGCCCTACCCGCTCGACGCCGCCGACCAGGCCCTCGACGATCTCGCCGCCGACCGGGTCACCGGCGCGGCCGTCCTGCTGCCCTGA
- the recR gene encoding recombination mediator RecR yields MYEGIVQDLIDELGRLPGIGPKSAQRIAFHLLAADPVDVRRLATALTEVKDKVRFCRSCFNVAQSELCRICADPRRDQALICVVEEPKDVVAIERTREFRGRYHVLGGAINPIGGVGPDDLHIRELVARLADGTVTELILATDPNTEGEVTASYLARQIGPMGLRVTRLASGLPMGGDLEWADEVTLGRAFEGRRVVNA; encoded by the coding sequence ATGTACGAGGGCATCGTCCAGGATCTGATCGACGAACTCGGGCGGCTGCCCGGCATCGGCCCCAAGAGCGCCCAGCGGATCGCGTTCCACCTGCTGGCCGCCGACCCGGTGGACGTCCGCCGGCTGGCGACCGCGCTGACCGAGGTCAAGGACAAGGTCCGGTTCTGCCGGAGCTGCTTCAACGTCGCCCAGTCGGAGCTGTGCCGGATCTGCGCCGATCCCCGCCGCGACCAGGCCCTGATCTGCGTGGTCGAGGAGCCCAAGGACGTCGTCGCGATCGAGCGCACCCGGGAGTTCCGCGGGCGGTACCACGTGCTCGGCGGGGCGATCAACCCGATCGGCGGGGTCGGGCCCGACGACCTGCACATCCGCGAACTCGTCGCACGGCTGGCCGACGGCACGGTGACGGAGCTGATCCTCGCCACCGACCCGAACACCGAGGGTGAGGTCACCGCGTCCTACCTCGCCCGCCAGATCGGGCCGATGGGGCTGCGGGTCACCCGACTGGCCAGCGGCCTGCCGATGGGCGGCGACCTGGAGTGGGCCGACGAGGTGACCCTCGGCCGCGCCTTCGAGGGACGCCGGGTCGTCAACGCCTGA
- a CDS encoding YbaB/EbfC family nucleoid-associated protein, with translation MSNSQTSAGDGTPAGGGLPAGGGAHLGQILQQAQKMQAALLSAQEELASARVDGTAGGGLVRATVNGGGELVDLTISPEAVDPEDTETLADLILAAVRDATTNAHRLAAERMGSLTGGLGAGGLAGGGLGGATAAGGAGGALGGLGDLGGLLAGGGAAGPRGPGRPGLG, from the coding sequence ATGTCGAACTCGCAGACCTCCGCCGGCGATGGGACTCCGGCCGGCGGTGGACTGCCCGCCGGGGGTGGCGCCCATCTGGGGCAGATCCTCCAGCAGGCGCAGAAGATGCAGGCCGCGCTCCTGTCGGCCCAGGAGGAGCTCGCCTCCGCCCGGGTGGACGGCACGGCCGGCGGTGGCCTGGTCAGGGCCACCGTCAACGGCGGCGGCGAGCTCGTCGACCTCACGATCAGCCCGGAGGCGGTCGATCCGGAGGATACCGAGACACTCGCCGATCTGATCCTCGCGGCGGTCCGCGACGCGACCACCAACGCGCACCGGCTCGCCGCGGAACGGATGGGCTCGCTCACGGGCGGACTGGGCGCAGGCGGGCTCGCCGGCGGCGGGCTCGGTGGGGCCACCGCTGCAGGTGGGGCCGGTGGGGCGCTCGGCGGTCTGGGTGATCTCGGCGGCCTGTTGGCCGGCGGCGGCGCGGCGGGGCCGCGCGGTCCCGGTCGTCCCGGACTGGGCTGA